The following proteins come from a genomic window of Pseudomonas putida:
- a CDS encoding YbjQ family protein, translated as MIISTTSQLEGRPIAEYLGVVSSESVQGINFVRDFFARFRDFFGGRSQTLEGALRLAREQATEELKARARQLQADAVVGVDFEISMPSVQGGMVVVFATGTAVRLK; from the coding sequence ATGATCATATCCACCACCAGCCAACTCGAAGGCCGGCCGATTGCTGAGTACCTTGGCGTAGTCAGCTCCGAATCGGTGCAAGGCATCAACTTCGTGCGCGATTTCTTTGCACGATTTCGCGACTTCTTCGGCGGCCGTTCCCAGACGCTGGAAGGCGCACTACGCCTCGCCCGCGAGCAGGCGACCGAAGAATTGAAAGCACGGGCACGGCAGTTGCAAGCCGATGCAGTAGTGGGTGTGGATTTCGAAATCAGCATGCCCTCGGTGCAAGGCGGCATGGTTGTAGTGTTCGCCACGGGCACCGCTGTGCGCCTTAAATAA
- the ampC gene encoding class C beta-lactamase has translation MHFASLTAATALALIATSANAADPLQAQVDDIIRPLMHDQDIAGMAVGLYVNGKAHYFSYGVASKTDNSPVTADTLFEIGSLSKTYTATLAALASAEGKLDLDAPAQRYQPALAGTSLGKTSVLELGAYSADCLPLQFPDSVQTDEQALEFFRTWKPRAEHGTQRCYSNPSLGLFGDLAARAQQQPFAELMTKSLLPQMGLKHTYLQVPASAQGLYAQGYDAQNRPVHVSPGPYADEAYGIKTSASDLLRYVRLHMQPAELSPALRKAAAITQAGYFQVGAMIQGLGWERYPYPAALDTLVDGNSSRIVREPQATQRLNPTRPALPQAWYNKTGATSGFGAYAAFIPAEGKAIVLLANRNYPNEERVRAAYRILSSIDR, from the coding sequence ATGCACTTCGCTTCCCTCACTGCCGCTACCGCACTGGCCTTGATCGCCACCAGTGCAAACGCAGCCGATCCACTGCAGGCGCAGGTGGACGACATCATCCGCCCACTGATGCATGACCAGGACATCGCCGGCATGGCCGTGGGCCTGTACGTAAACGGCAAGGCGCACTACTTCAGCTACGGCGTGGCCAGCAAGACCGACAACAGCCCTGTCACCGCCGATACGCTGTTCGAGATCGGCTCATTGAGCAAGACCTACACCGCTACCCTTGCCGCACTGGCCAGCGCCGAAGGCAAGCTCGATCTCGACGCACCGGCCCAACGCTACCAGCCAGCCCTTGCCGGCACATCGTTGGGTAAGACCAGTGTGCTCGAACTGGGGGCGTACAGCGCCGACTGCCTGCCACTGCAGTTCCCTGACTCTGTCCAGACGGACGAGCAAGCCCTGGAATTTTTCAGAACCTGGAAGCCCCGTGCCGAACACGGCACCCAGCGCTGCTATTCCAATCCCAGCCTGGGACTGTTCGGCGACTTGGCGGCACGCGCGCAGCAGCAGCCATTCGCTGAACTGATGACCAAAAGCCTGTTGCCGCAAATGGGCCTGAAACACACCTACCTGCAAGTACCTGCCAGCGCGCAGGGCCTCTATGCCCAAGGGTATGACGCGCAGAACCGGCCGGTGCACGTCAGCCCGGGCCCGTATGCCGATGAGGCCTACGGAATCAAGACCAGCGCCAGCGACCTGCTGCGCTACGTGCGCCTGCACATGCAGCCAGCCGAGCTATCGCCTGCGTTGAGAAAGGCGGCCGCCATCACCCAGGCGGGCTATTTCCAGGTCGGCGCAATGATCCAAGGTCTGGGATGGGAGCGCTACCCCTACCCCGCAGCGCTCGATACGCTGGTCGATGGCAACAGCTCGCGGATCGTTCGCGAACCTCAAGCCACCCAGCGTCTGAACCCGACACGCCCCGCCCTGCCCCAGGCCTGGTACAACAAGACCGGCGCCACAAGCGGCTTTGGTGCCTATGCCGCGTTCATTCCTGCTGAAGGCAAGGCCATCGTTCTTCTCGCAAACCGCAATTATCCCAACGAAGAGCGCGTGCGTGCAGCCTACCGGATCCTCTCCAGTATCGACCGCTGA
- a CDS encoding bile acid:sodium symporter family protein, with the protein MKYLRMLFDNFTLALLGVVLIATVLPCSGDGAVYFGWLTNLAIGLLFFLHGAKLSREAIIAGAGHWRLHLLVFSCTFVLFPLLGLAFKPLFVPLVGNELYLGVLYLCALPATVQSAIAFTSLARGNVPAAICSAAASSLIGIFLTPLLVMLLLGAGGDTGSGLDAVLKITLQLLVPFVAGQIARRWIGAWVKRNARWLKLVDQSSILLVVYTAFSEAVVTGLWHTVSAQHLAGLFAVCGILLAVVLLGTRLLGKALGFSLEDRITILFAGSKKSLATGVPMAQVLFVGSGIGAMILPLMLFHQIQLMVCAVLAQRYASRMEEGEGATASS; encoded by the coding sequence ATGAAGTATTTGCGCATGCTGTTCGACAACTTCACCTTGGCCCTGCTCGGGGTGGTGCTGATCGCCACTGTGCTGCCCTGCTCGGGCGATGGCGCGGTGTATTTCGGTTGGTTGACCAACCTGGCCATCGGTCTGCTGTTCTTCCTTCACGGTGCCAAACTGTCGCGCGAGGCGATAATCGCCGGTGCCGGGCACTGGCGTCTGCACTTGCTGGTGTTCTCCTGCACCTTCGTGCTGTTCCCGTTGCTCGGCCTGGCTTTCAAGCCACTGTTCGTGCCGCTGGTGGGCAACGAGTTGTATCTGGGCGTCCTCTACCTCTGCGCTTTGCCGGCCACCGTGCAGTCGGCCATTGCCTTCACGTCGCTGGCCCGCGGCAACGTGCCGGCAGCCATCTGCAGTGCAGCGGCCTCCAGCCTGATCGGGATTTTCCTGACGCCGCTGCTGGTGATGTTGCTGTTGGGGGCTGGGGGGGATACCGGTTCGGGGCTGGATGCAGTGTTGAAAATTACCCTGCAGCTGTTGGTGCCCTTCGTCGCCGGGCAGATCGCTCGCCGCTGGATCGGCGCATGGGTCAAGCGCAATGCGCGCTGGCTCAAACTGGTTGATCAGAGTTCGATCCTGCTGGTGGTCTACACCGCGTTCAGCGAGGCGGTAGTGACGGGCTTGTGGCACACGGTATCGGCGCAGCATCTGGCGGGGTTGTTCGCGGTGTGTGGGATTTTGCTGGCGGTGGTGCTGCTCGGTACGCGTCTGCTGGGCAAGGCATTGGGGTTCAGCCTTGAAGACCGCATCACCATCCTGTTTGCAGGCTCCAAGAAGAGCCTGGCTACGGGCGTGCCAATGGCGCAAGTGCTGTTCGTGGGCAGTGGCATCGGGGCCATGATCTTGCCGCTGATGCTGTTCCATCAGATCCAGTTGATGGTGTGTGCGGTGCTGGCGCAGCGGTATGCCAGCCGGATGGAGGAGGGTGAGGGGGCTACTGCTTCCTCCTGA
- a CDS encoding DUF4157 domain-containing protein, whose product MRAASLLCAMLLSTAASAEQACPPGQYQVCLMGCFCAPIDLGQAGQVLKDVEVMASSSLAFALRQARDEATANGSEPIPLHIRAQLEGWYDFAVLDAARFRVGDEQQISAANALLQNPDVNAVTLIDTIIFRHASDAEDNVALWAHELKHVQQYQELGVEEFARRYTRNYEALEEPAYEVEAEVGKALRQRSSGQAR is encoded by the coding sequence ATGAGAGCTGCTAGCCTGCTGTGTGCAATGTTGCTGAGCACTGCGGCCTCTGCCGAGCAGGCCTGCCCACCGGGGCAGTATCAGGTCTGCCTGATGGGTTGCTTCTGCGCGCCGATCGACCTTGGCCAGGCCGGCCAGGTGCTAAAGGACGTCGAGGTCATGGCCTCCAGCAGCCTGGCCTTCGCCTTGCGCCAAGCCCGCGATGAAGCTACCGCCAACGGCAGTGAACCGATCCCCTTGCACATACGGGCCCAGCTCGAGGGCTGGTATGACTTTGCCGTGCTCGATGCAGCGCGCTTTCGGGTTGGCGACGAGCAGCAGATCAGCGCCGCCAATGCCCTGCTGCAGAATCCGGATGTGAATGCGGTGACGCTGATCGACACGATCATCTTCCGCCATGCCAGTGATGCAGAGGACAACGTGGCACTGTGGGCGCATGAGCTCAAGCATGTGCAGCAGTACCAGGAACTGGGGGTAGAGGAATTCGCCCGTCGCTATACGCGCAATTACGAGGCGCTGGAAGAGCCCGCCTACGAGGTCGAGGCCGAGGTGGGCAAAGCCTTGCGCCAGCGCAGTTCGGGGCAGGCTCGTTAG
- a CDS encoding TetR/AcrR family transcriptional regulator codes for MRYSTEHKQQTRDKLLASSGALAKRGGFASTGVAGLMKAIGLTGGAFYNHFPSKDDLFTEVVRQELCNSPLARLANQGASRERLARCLQQYLSLAHLHNAEGGCPLPPLGVEIARAEPPVREEAEHWLVKLHAAWSQTLEDEALAWVLISQCVGALVVGRMLASESVQTQLLQANRSSVERALNESC; via the coding sequence GTGCGCTACTCAACTGAACACAAGCAACAAACCCGTGACAAACTGCTAGCCAGCAGCGGCGCACTGGCCAAGCGCGGCGGTTTTGCCAGCACCGGCGTGGCCGGGCTGATGAAAGCCATCGGCCTGACCGGTGGCGCCTTCTACAACCACTTCCCGTCCAAGGACGACCTGTTTACCGAAGTGGTCCGTCAGGAGCTTTGCAACAGCCCGCTGGCACGCCTGGCCAATCAGGGCGCCAGCCGCGAACGCCTGGCGCGCTGCCTGCAGCAGTACCTGAGCCTGGCGCATCTGCACAATGCCGAGGGCGGCTGCCCGTTGCCGCCACTGGGGGTGGAAATCGCCCGCGCCGAACCGCCGGTGCGTGAAGAAGCCGAACACTGGCTGGTGAAACTGCACGCTGCGTGGAGCCAGACGCTGGAGGATGAAGCCTTGGCCTGGGTGCTGATCAGCCAGTGTGTCGGGGCGCTGGTGGTCGGGCGCATGCTGGCCAGCGAGTCGGTTCAAACCCAACTTCTGCAGGCCAATCGAAGTAGCGTCGAAAGGGCTCTGAATGAGAGCTGCTAG
- a CDS encoding SDR family oxidoreductase: MIEQKKVVLVIGAGDATGGEIAKRFSREGYIACVTRRQVDKLQPLVEEIRAAGGQAHGFASDARKEDEVAELVETIERDIGPIEAFVFNIGANVPCSILEETPRKYFKIWEMACFAGFLTAQAVARRMVVRERGTILFTGATAGTRGAAGFAAFAGAKHGLRALAQSMARELGPRNIHVAHVVVDGAIDTAFIRDSFPERYALKDQDGILDPAHIADSYWFLHAQPRDAWTFELDLRPWMERW; the protein is encoded by the coding sequence ATGATAGAACAAAAAAAAGTGGTGCTGGTGATCGGTGCGGGAGATGCCACTGGCGGTGAAATCGCCAAGCGCTTTTCCCGCGAGGGGTACATCGCCTGCGTCACACGGCGTCAGGTCGACAAACTGCAACCCTTGGTGGAAGAGATCCGTGCTGCCGGCGGCCAGGCACACGGTTTCGCCTCCGATGCACGCAAGGAAGATGAAGTCGCCGAGCTTGTCGAAACCATCGAGCGCGATATCGGGCCGATCGAAGCCTTCGTTTTCAATATTGGCGCCAATGTCCCCTGTAGCATCCTTGAGGAAACTCCGCGCAAGTACTTCAAGATCTGGGAAATGGCCTGTTTCGCAGGCTTTCTCACCGCCCAGGCGGTGGCGCGGCGCATGGTCGTGCGTGAGCGCGGCACAATCCTGTTTACCGGTGCCACCGCGGGCACCCGTGGCGCAGCCGGGTTTGCGGCCTTCGCCGGAGCCAAACATGGCCTGCGGGCTTTGGCGCAAAGCATGGCGCGTGAGTTGGGGCCGCGTAATATCCACGTTGCCCATGTGGTGGTGGATGGCGCCATCGACACCGCATTCATCCGTGACAGTTTCCCCGAACGCTACGCCCTCAAGGATCAGGACGGCATTCTGGATCCGGCGCACATTGCCGACAGCTACTGGTTCCTGCACGCACAACCACGCGACGCCTGGACCTTCGAACTCGACCTGCGCCCGTGGATGGAGCGCTGGTAA